One genomic segment of Theobroma cacao cultivar B97-61/B2 chromosome 6, Criollo_cocoa_genome_V2, whole genome shotgun sequence includes these proteins:
- the LOC18595070 gene encoding small RNA 2'-O-methyltransferase encodes METGGSLAHTIRKPTLTPKAIIHQKFGSKASYKVEEVEEPTQNGCPGLAILQKGPCLYRCSLELPDFSVVSGSFKKKKDAEQSAAQMALEKLGIRPSVDNLTAEEAWTDLIARVKYIFSNEFLSGLHPLSSHFKAALCRVGDHDGSIPASVIAICDGKLNNLCKIINPKVESHPFMVVSYIMRAATGLPELVVNPERQLSIRKENPYPPDVIESSVSQQSESITTMAIYIPCSPEKAVEPVILNISPKGYYLDVIAQKLGLSDANEILISRTIGKASSETRFYFAASKSYLLEMSSDLLNAKAVKFGGPLNARASYICGQDIYGDSILASIGYTWKGQDLFHEDVTLQSYYRMLISKIPSGAYKLSREAILAAELPLTFTTKTNWRGSYPREILCSFCRQHWLLEPVFSTSSIPKKASLELSRLNKKLKVSESAEQEVEYANGHDIVDADAKSVGMGSSFICEVKLYSKCQDLILECASNVLYKKQNDAVQNASLKVLSWLNAYFKDIDMPLEKLKQLANVFDIKFYPQNFSKEVVSCLSVENFQNHDTLGGKVPESNGISIPNDVVEDDVSSIDIEGPDSGVCPSYGSLLCVCYSASLVTKGELQKELLESAEEFEFEMGTGAVIPCLEAVVTKMSIGQSTCFYTELPSQDLVLAAAKDSANALAFLSSPCWLEYSIILLQVTEPPEDRMEQALFSPPLSKQRVEYALQHIKDSCATSLVDFGCGSGSLLESLLDYPTSLETIVGVDLSKKSLSRAAKVLHSKLTMMSDPEAPCKSIKSAVLYDGSITDFDSRLCGFDLGTCLEVIEHMEEDQACLFGDVVLSSFRPKILIVSTPNYEYNVILQRSNITSQEDDPEEKIYSQSCKFRNHDHKFEWTREQFNHWASELAVRHNYSVEFSGVGGSADLEPGFASQIAVFRRVFQPKEDDLHDDEGLACQYRVVWEWNRSKPALTN; translated from the exons ATGGAAACTGGAGGATCATTGGCACACACAATAAGAAAGCCAACTCTTACACCTAAGGCTATTATACATCAGAAGTTTGGCAGCAAGGCTTCTTATAAGGTAGAGGAAGTAGAGGAGCCTACTCAAAATGGATGCCCAGGATTGGCAATCCTTCAGAAGGGTCCCTGTCTTTATCGCTGCAGCTTGGAGCTTCCAGATTTTTCTGTTGTGTCTGGGTCCtttaagaagaagaaagatgctGAGCAGTCTGCTGCTCAGATGGCATTGGAAAAG CTTGGCATCCGTCCCTCTGTAGATAATCTCACAGCAGAGGAAGCATGGACAGACTTGATTGCCCGTGTCAAATATATATTCTCAAATGAG TTCCTTTCAGGTCTTCATCCTCTGAGCAGTCACTTCAAAGCAGCTTTATGTAGAGTTGGTGATCATGATGGTTCAATTCCTGCTTCTGTTATTGCTATATGTGATGGAAAACTTAATAATCTCTGCAAAATAATTAACCCTAAAGTGGAGTCTCATCCCTTCATGGTCGTATCATATATTATGAGAGCTGCTACAGGATTACCAGAGTTGGTTGTTAATCCTGAGAGACAGCTTTCAATTCGGAAGGAAAACCCGTACCCTCCTGATGTCATAGAATCATCAGTATCTCAACAATCTGAAAGCATAACGACTATGGCCATATATATCCCATGTTCACCTGAAAAGGCTGTTGAACCAGTGATTCTTAATATTTCCCCAAAAGGTTATTACCTTGACGTTATTGCACAAAAACTTGGCTTATCAGATGCCAACGAAATTCTGATCTCAAG GACCATTGGTAAAGCTTCATCTGAAACGAGATTTTACTTTGCTGCTTCAAAGTCATATCTGTTAGAAATGTCATCTGATCTTCTAAATGCTAAAGCTGTTAAGTTTGGAGGACCTTTGAATGCAAGGGCCAGCTACATTTGTGGCCAAGATATATATGGTGATTCAATTTTGGCATCCATTGGTTACACTTGGAAAGGCCAAGATCTTTTTCATGAAGATGTCACCTTACAATCATATTACAG GATGCTTATAAGTAAAATACCAAGTGGAGCTTACAAATTGTCCAGAGAGGCAATACTTGCGGCAGAGTTGCCCCTGACATTTACTACAAAGACCAACTGGAGGGGATCCTACCCAAGAGAAATTCTCTGTTCATTCTGTCGCCAGCACTGGCTATTAGAACCCGTCTTTTCTACTTCAAGTATTCCTAAAAAGGCATCATTGGAGCTGTCTAGATTAAACAAGAAACTAAAGGTTTCAGAGTCAGCTGAGCAAGAGGTAGAGTATGCAAATGGACATGACATTGTTGATGCTGATGCTAAATCAGTGGGAATGGGAAGCAGTTTTATTTGtgaagtcaaattatactctaagTGTCAAGATTTGATTTTGGAGTGTGCATCCAATGTTTTGTATAAGAAGCAGAATGATGCTGTCCAGAATGCttctttaaaagttttatcaTGGTTGAATGCATATTTTAAGGATATAGATATGCCTTTAGAGAAGCTAAAACAATTAGCCAATGTCTTTGATATTAAGTTTTATCCTCAAAATTTTTCCAAGGAAGTTGTATCGTGCCTAtcagttgaaaattttcagaatCATGATACTCTGGGAGGCAAAGTACCTGAATCAAATGGTATTAGTATTCCAAATGATGTGGTGGAAGATGATGTGAGTTCTATAGATATAGAAGGTCCAGATTCTGGTGTTTGTCCATCTTATGGGTCCCTTTTATGCGTATGTTATTCTGCATCTTTAGTGACAAAAGGTGAACTTCAAAAAGAGCTTCTTGAAAGTGCTGAGGAGTTTGAGTTTGAGATGGGGACTGGAGCTGTAATTCCCTGTCTTGAAGCTGTTGTTACGAAAATGTCTATTGGCCAGTCTACCTGTTTCTATACAGAGTTGCCTTCGCAAGATTTGGTTTTGGCTGCAGCTAAGGATTCTGCAAATGCTCTTGCATTTTTATCTTCAC CCTGCTGGTTGGAGTACTCGATCATCTTGTTGCAGGTGACAGAACCCCCAGAGGACAGAATGGAGCAGGCTCTTTTCAGCCCACCACTTTCAAAGCAACGTGTAGAATATGCGCTGCAGCACATTAAAGATTCTTGTGCTACCTCTTTG GTTGATTTTGGATGTGGCTCTGGTAGTTTACTGGAGTCTTTGTTGGATTACCCAACTTCTTTGGAAACAATTGTTGGTGTTGATCTTTCAAAGAAGAGTCTTAGCCGTGCGGCAAAG GTTCTTCATTCAAAACTAACCATGATGTCAGATCCTGAAGCACCATGTAAGAGCATAAAATCTGCAGTTCTTTATGATGGTTCTATCACAGATTTTGATTCTCGGTTGTGTGGGTTTGATCTTGGTACATGCTTAGAG GTAATTGAGCATATGGAGGAGGATCAAGCTTGTCTGTTTGGTGATGTTGTGCTCAGTTCATTTCGTCCAAAGATTCTTATTGTCTCAACTCCCAACTATGAATACAATGTAATACTCCAGAGATCCAATATAACAAGCCAAGAAGATGATCCAGAGGAGAAGATTTATTCACAATCATGTAAATTTCGCAACCATGACCACAAGTTTGAGTGGACTAGAGAGCAATTTAACCATTGGGCATCTGAATTAGCGGTCAGGCACAATTATAGTGTTGAGTTCAGTGGGGTTGGTGGTTCTGCTGACCTGGAACCCGGATTTGCTTCTCAGATTGCTGTCTTTAGAAGGGTTTTTCAACCCAAGGAAGATGATCTTCATGATGATGAAGGTTTGGCATGCCAATACAGAGTTGTCTGGGAGTGGAATAGGTCTAAGCCTGCTCTGACAAACTAA
- the LOC18595071 gene encoding probable 3-hydroxyisobutyrate dehydrogenase, mitochondrial isoform X1 encodes MAMRMRTYGHRLRALLSNSLSKVEHQSQQLLVSSSPFHSFPTRSFASSNLSSHFESVGFIGLGNMGSRMANNLLKAGYKVTVHDVNCNVMKIYSDMGVSTKQTPFEVAEASEVVITMLPSSSHVLEVYNGPNGLLHGGSLRTPRLLIDSSTIDPQTSRKLSVSVSNCTLKDTKDNWESPLMLDAPVSGGVVAAEAGTLTFMVGGSEDAYLAAKSLLLSMGKNAIFCGGPGTGSAAKICNNLAVAVSMLGVSEALALGQSLGITASTLTKIFNCSSARCWSSDSYNPVPGVMPGVPSSRNYSGGFASKLMAKDLNLAAASAEEVGVKSPLTFLAQNIYAEICENGHESEDFSCVFHHYYSGKGEPN; translated from the exons ATGGCGATGAGGATGAGGACTTACGGCCACAGGCTGAGAGCCCTGCTTTCGAATTCCTTGTCCAAAGTCGAACACCAATCTCAACAACTGCTCGTGTCGTCTTCTCCTTTTCATTCCTTTCCTACCCGCAGTTTCGCTTCTTCAAACCTCTCTTCCCACTTTGAG AGTGTTGGATTCATAGGGCTGGGAAATATGGGATCCAGAATGGCAAATAATCTACTCAAGGCTGGATACAAAGTGACTGTTCATGATGT aAACTGTAATGTCATGAAGATTTACTCTGACATGGGAGTTTCGACAAAGCAAACACCTTTTGAAGTTGCAGAAGCAAGTGAGGTCGTAATCACGATGTTGCCTTCATCATCTCAT GTATTGGAGGTTTATAATGGACCAAATGGCTTACTGCATGGAGGAAGTCTCCGTACACCGCGGTTATTAATAGATTCATCTACTATTGATCCCCAAACATCAAGAAAGCTCTCTGTGTCTGTATCTAATTGCACTTTAAAGGATACGAAAG ATAATTGGGAGAGCCCTCTCATGTTGGATGCTCCTGTCTCTGGAGGTGTTGTAGCTGCAGAAGCTGGTACACTTACTTTCATG GTTGGTGGCTCTGAAGATGCGTATCTTGCTGCCAAATCCTTACTTCTCTCAATGGGGAAAAACGCAATTTTCTGTGGTGGACCAGGAACTGGTTCA GCGGCAAAGATATGCAACAATTTGGCCGTGGCTGTCAGTATGCTTGGAGTGTCAGAAGCTCTTGCTCTGGGTCAGTCACTAGGAATAACTGCCAGTACCCTCACAAAGATATTTAACTGTTCAAGTGCTCGCTGTTGGAGTAG TGATAGTTATAATCCTGTTCCTGGAGTGATGCCAGGAGTGCCATCTTCAAGGAATTATAGTGGTGGATTTGCATCCAAGCTCATG GCTAAAGACTTAAACCTTGCTGCAGCATCAGCAGAAGAAGTTGGTGTAAAATCTCCTTTAACATTCCTAGCACAGAACAT ATATGCAGAGATCTGCGAGAACGGTCATGAATCTGAGGACTTCTCATGTGTTTTCCACCATTATTACTCTGGCAAGGGTGAACCAAACTAG
- the LOC18595071 gene encoding probable 3-hydroxyisobutyrate dehydrogenase, mitochondrial isoform X2, producing the protein MAMRMRTYGHRLRALLSNSLSKVEHQSQQLLVSSSPFHSFPTRSFASSNLSSHFESVGFIGLGNMGSRMANNLLKAGYKVTVHDVNCNVMKIYSDMGVSTKQTPFEVAEASEVVITMLPSSSHVLEVYNGPNGLLHGGSLRTPRLLIDSSTIDPQTSRKLSVSVSNCTLKDTKDNWESPLMLDAPVSGGVVAAEAGTLTFMAAKICNNLAVAVSMLGVSEALALGQSLGITASTLTKIFNCSSARCWSSDSYNPVPGVMPGVPSSRNYSGGFASKLMAKDLNLAAASAEEVGVKSPLTFLAQNIYAEICENGHESEDFSCVFHHYYSGKGEPN; encoded by the exons ATGGCGATGAGGATGAGGACTTACGGCCACAGGCTGAGAGCCCTGCTTTCGAATTCCTTGTCCAAAGTCGAACACCAATCTCAACAACTGCTCGTGTCGTCTTCTCCTTTTCATTCCTTTCCTACCCGCAGTTTCGCTTCTTCAAACCTCTCTTCCCACTTTGAG AGTGTTGGATTCATAGGGCTGGGAAATATGGGATCCAGAATGGCAAATAATCTACTCAAGGCTGGATACAAAGTGACTGTTCATGATGT aAACTGTAATGTCATGAAGATTTACTCTGACATGGGAGTTTCGACAAAGCAAACACCTTTTGAAGTTGCAGAAGCAAGTGAGGTCGTAATCACGATGTTGCCTTCATCATCTCAT GTATTGGAGGTTTATAATGGACCAAATGGCTTACTGCATGGAGGAAGTCTCCGTACACCGCGGTTATTAATAGATTCATCTACTATTGATCCCCAAACATCAAGAAAGCTCTCTGTGTCTGTATCTAATTGCACTTTAAAGGATACGAAAG ATAATTGGGAGAGCCCTCTCATGTTGGATGCTCCTGTCTCTGGAGGTGTTGTAGCTGCAGAAGCTGGTACACTTACTTTCATG GCGGCAAAGATATGCAACAATTTGGCCGTGGCTGTCAGTATGCTTGGAGTGTCAGAAGCTCTTGCTCTGGGTCAGTCACTAGGAATAACTGCCAGTACCCTCACAAAGATATTTAACTGTTCAAGTGCTCGCTGTTGGAGTAG TGATAGTTATAATCCTGTTCCTGGAGTGATGCCAGGAGTGCCATCTTCAAGGAATTATAGTGGTGGATTTGCATCCAAGCTCATG GCTAAAGACTTAAACCTTGCTGCAGCATCAGCAGAAGAAGTTGGTGTAAAATCTCCTTTAACATTCCTAGCACAGAACAT ATATGCAGAGATCTGCGAGAACGGTCATGAATCTGAGGACTTCTCATGTGTTTTCCACCATTATTACTCTGGCAAGGGTGAACCAAACTAG
- the LOC18595072 gene encoding probable LRR receptor-like serine/threonine-protein kinase At4g20940, protein MKLFKFLVLSLFFLSAMGQLPSQDILALLEFKKGIKHDPTGYVLDSWNEESIDFDGCPSSWNGIVCNGGNVAGVILDNLSLSADADLSVFSNLTKLVKLSMTNNSITGIIPDNIGDFKSLEFLDVSNNLFSSILPPGIGKLGSLRNLSLAGNNFSGVVPDTISELVSIQSLDLSRNSLSGSLPTSVVKLDELLYLNLSSNQFTKRIPKGFELISGLQVLDLHGNMLDGSLDGEFFLLSNASHVDLSRNMLQSSSSEKSLPGISESIKYLNLSHNQLTGSLVGEAELRLFGNLEVLDLSYNQLSGELPGFNFAYDLQVLKLSNNRFSGFIPNVLLKGDSLLLTELDLSGNNLSGPVSMIMSTNLQILNLSSNGLTGELPLLTGSCAVLDLSNNKLEGNLTRMVHWGNIEYLDLSQNLLTGSIPEVTPQFLRLNHLNLSHNSLSSSLPKVIMQYPKLRVLDLSFNQLDGPLLNDLLNLATLEELHLGNNLISGAIEFSPSSESNLHALDLSHNRLNGYFPSQFGSLAGLQLLNLAGNNLSGSLPSSMADMKSLNSLDISQNYFTGSLPNKVPNGLRSFNVSYNNLSGVVPENLRKFPTSSFYPGNAKLHFPSGPPGSNNAPGEHSRRKPINTIVKWVIVVSCVVALIILILLAIFLHYICLSRRTPPEHVTSKDVRKRAPTNPSSIAGTESGGALVVSAEDLVSSRKGSSDISPSEKMAAVTGYSPSKATHLSWSPESGDSFTAEHLARLDVRSPDRLVGELHFLDDTVTLTPEELSRAPAEVLGRSSHGTSYRATLDNGVFLTVKWLREGVAKQRKEFAKEAKKFANIRHPNVVGLRGYYWGPTQHEKLILSDYISPGSLASFLYDRPGRKGPPLSWAQRLKIAVDVARGLNYLHFDRAVPHGNLKATNVLLDGPDLNARIADYCLHRLMTQAGTVEQILDSGLLGYRAPELADTKKPLLSFKSDVYAFGVILLELLTGKCAGDVIPGEEEGIDLTEWVRLRVAEGCGTDCFDSALAQEMGNPAAEKGMKEVLGIASRCVRSVSERPGIKTIYEDLSSI, encoded by the exons ATGAAGctctttaaatttttagtgttatctttatttttcctttctgcCATGGGGCAGCTTCCGTCACAGGACATTCTGGCATTACTTGAATTCAAGAAGGGTATTAAGCATGACCCTACAGGATATGTCCTTGATTCATGGAATGAGGAGTCCATTGATTTCGATGGCTGCCCTTCTTCTTGGAATGGGATTGTTTGTAATGGAGGAAATGTTGCTGGTGTTATCCTTGATAACTTAAGTCTCTCTGCTGATGCAGACTTGAGTGTTTTTTCGAACCTTACGAAGCTTGTGAAACTCTCCATGACAAACAACTCTATCACAGGCATCATTCCTGACAATATAGGTGACTTCAAAAGTCTTGAATTTCTGGATGTGTCAAATAAtctcttttcttcaattttgcCGCCAGGCATTGGTAAATTAGGGAGCTTAAGGAATCTTTCACTGGCTGGGAATAACTTCTCAGGCGTTGTTCCAGATACAATTTcagagcttgtttcaatccaatCTTTGGACTTGAGCCGCAATTCCCTGTCTGGTTCACTCCCAACCTCAGTAGTAAAACTGGATGAGCTGTTGTATCTAAATCTATCTTCCAATCAGTTTACCAAGAGAATCCCAAAAGGGTTTGAGCTCATTTCTGGTCTTCAGGTGCTTGACTTGCACGGGAATATGCTAGATGGCAGCTTAGATGGGGagtttttccttctttcaaaTGCCAGCCATGTTGACCTTAGTAGGAATATGCTACAGAGCTCTAGTTCGGAGAAGTCACTACCAGGCATTTCTGAGAGTATCAAGTATTTAAATCTTAGCCACAACCAACTTACTGGATCATTGGTTGGGGAAGCGGAGCTTCGTTTGTTTGGAAATTTAGAGGTGTTGGATCTAAGCTACAATCAGCTGTCTGGAGAATTGCCTGGATTTAATTTTGCATATGATCTTCAGGTCCTCAAGCTCAGCAACAACAGATTTTCAGGCTTCATCCCTAATGTCCTGCTGAAAGGAGATTCTTTGCTTTTAACCGAGCTTGATCTAAGTGGGAACAATCTCTCAG GGCCCGTATCCATGATCATGTCTACAAATCTGCAGATACTCAATCTTTCCTCAAATGGGCTCACAGGGGAACTTCCTTTACTGACTGGAAGTTGTGCGGTACTTGATCTATCAAATAACAAGTTAGAAGGAAATTTAACCAGAATGGTACATTGGGGAAATATTGAATACCTTGATCTCAGCCAGAACCTTTTGACAGGGTCAATTCCTGAGGTAACCCCTCAATTTTTGCGTTTAAATCATCTCAACCTCTCACATAATTCCCTTAGTAGCTCTTTACCAAAAGTGATAATGCAGTACCCAAAGCTTAGAGTCCTCGATCTCAGTTTCAACCAATTAGATGGACCTCTCTTAAATGACCTACTAAACTTGGCTACTTTGGAAGAACTTCATCTTGggaataatttaatttctggTGCTATTGAGTTCTCTCCTTCAAGTGAATCCAACCTCCATGCTCTTGATCTGTCTCATAATCGGCTTAATGGCTATTTTCCCAGCCAATTTGGGTCATTGGCTGGACTTCAATTGCTCAATCTTGCAGGCAATAACTTATCTGGTTCCCTGCCATCTTCCATGGCTGACATGAAATCACTGAACTCATTAGATATATCCCAGAATTATTTTACCGGATCTTTACCGAACAAGGTTCCTAATGGTCTTCGAAGCTTTAATGTTTCCTACAACAATCTCTCTGGAGTTGTCCCAGAAAATTTGAGGAAGTTCCCTACTTCATCCTTCTACCCTGGAAATGCTAAGTTGCATTTTCCGAGTGGTCCTCCTGGATCGAATAATGCCCCTGGGGAACATTCCAGGAGGAAACCAATCAACACAATCGTCAAATGGGTGATTGTGGTGTCATGTGTGGTTGCTCTTATCATTCTCATCCTGCTTGCTATATTCCTACATTACATCTGTTTATCAAGGAGAACTCCACCAGAGCATGTTACAAGTAAAGATGTTCGAAAGCGAGCACCAACAAACCCTTCTAGCATTGCTGGTACGGAGAGTGGGGGTGCTTTGGTTGTTTCAGCGGAGGATCTTGTGTCTTCACGGAAAGGGTCATCTGACATCAGTCCCAGTGAGAAAATGGCAGCGGTGACTGGCTATTCTCCTTCAAAGGCCACCCATTTATCTTGGTCGCCAGAGTCTGGAGATTCATTTACTGCTGAGCACCTTGCAAGACTGGATGTAAGATCGCCAGATCGATTGGTCGGTGAGCTGCATTTTCTTGATGATACAGTCACATTGACCCCTGAGGAGCTGTCAAGGGCTCCAGCAGAAGTTTTGGGAAGGAGCAGTCATGGGACTTCTTACAGGGCAACATTGGATAATGGAGTCTTCTTGACTGTGAAGTGGCTCAGAGAAGGGGTGGCAAAACAGAGAAAGGAATTTGCTAAGGAGGCTAAAAAATTTGCCAACATTAGGCATCCTAATGTGGTGGGTTTGAGAGGGTACTATTGGGGCCCCACTCAGCATGAGAAGCTGATTCTTTCAGATTATATCTCACCTGGAAGTCTTGCAAGCTTTCTTTACG ATCGACCGGGAAGGAAAGGCCCACCCTTATCCTGGGCACAGAGGCTGAAAATAGCTGTTGATGTTGCACGTGGCCTGAACTATCTCCATTTTGACCGTGCCGTTCCACATGGTAACCTAAAGGCAACAAATGTACTATTAGATGGGCCTGATCTTAATGCACGTATTGCAGATTACTGCCTACACCGCCTCATGACCCAAGCTGGTACTGTGGAACAAATCCTGGATTCTGGGCTCCTGGGTTACCGTGCACCAGAGTTGGCTGACACCAAGAAACCACTGCTTTCCTTTAAGTCAGATGTGTATGCCTTCGGTGTGATTCTGTTGGAACTTCTAACAGGTAAATGTGCTGGTGATGTAATTCCGGGGGAAGAGGAAGGGATAGATTTGACAGAATGGGTGCGGTTGAGGGTGGCAGAAGGCTGCGGCACAGATTGTTTTGATTCTGCCTTGGCCCAAGAGATGGGGAATCCAGCTGCTGAGAAGGGGATGAAGGAGGTCCTTGGAATAGCATCAAGATGCGTACGATCTGTTTCTGAGAGGCCAGGTATCAAGACTATATATGAAGATCTTTCTTCTATataa